Proteins encoded in a region of the Inquilinus sp. KBS0705 genome:
- a CDS encoding phenylalanine--tRNA ligase subunit beta: MKISYNWLKEFIDTNKTPQELSTILTGTGLEVESLEKVQAVPGGLEGLVIGYVKTCIDHPNSDHLHLTTVDVGGAEDLSIVCGAKNVAAGQKVVVATVGTTVYPTIGEPFKINKSKIRGEVSEGMICAEDEIGLGTDHDGIMVLDADAPVGTAANDYFKLNDDYMYEIGLTPNRADAASHLGTARDIAAFLKLGIKKPDVSAFKVDNTDSKIEVVVENEQASPRYSGLTISGVEVKESPQWLKERLAVIGVRSINNIVDVTNYVLHELGQPLHAFDAAAITGNKVIVKNVAEGTIFKTLDDVDRKLSADDLMICNADEAMCIAGVFGGAKSGVSTATKSIFLESAYFNSVSVRKTAKRHGLKTDASFRFERGTDPNMTVFALKRAALLIQQVAGGKVSSEIFDHYPAPVAPFEVEITYKTIDRLIGKAIGKDTIKSIITALDIAIVNETEDGISLKVPPYRVDVTRDVDVVEEILRIYGYNNIEIPTQIRASLNNSVRPEKDTVQNHISDILSANGFNEILANSLTKLSYSDAPEHAVKIVNPLSSDLDVMRQSLLFSGLEAIAYNQNRRVADLKLYEFGKIYSFVDGKYIEAQRFSVFMTGAIAGEQWNHKQTAAGFYNLKAIVDGLLKKLNITDYTVDDTTASGLTYGLQYLRGSKVLVSFGSVAPAALKKADVEKEVFYADFDFDAILKLVRKNVIIYQEVSKFPAVRRDLSMLIDKSVSFGQLKQIAVKTDKKLLKEVNVFDVYQGDKLPEGKKSYALSFILQDTEKTLTDKAIDALMQKLIYNLGKEAGAEIRK; the protein is encoded by the coding sequence ATGTAAAAACCTGTATAGATCATCCAAACTCCGACCATTTGCATTTAACTACGGTTGATGTTGGTGGGGCAGAGGACCTATCTATAGTATGCGGTGCTAAAAACGTTGCCGCCGGTCAAAAAGTAGTGGTAGCCACGGTAGGCACTACTGTATACCCAACAATAGGCGAGCCGTTTAAAATAAATAAATCAAAAATACGCGGCGAGGTGTCTGAAGGCATGATATGCGCCGAAGACGAAATAGGCCTGGGTACCGACCACGATGGCATTATGGTATTAGATGCCGATGCCCCCGTTGGCACAGCCGCTAATGACTACTTTAAACTGAACGATGATTATATGTACGAGATAGGCTTAACGCCTAACCGTGCCGACGCCGCATCGCATTTGGGTACCGCGCGCGATATTGCCGCGTTCCTGAAGCTGGGCATCAAAAAACCGGATGTATCGGCTTTTAAAGTAGATAATACCGATAGTAAAATAGAGGTAGTTGTTGAAAATGAACAAGCAAGTCCAAGATATTCAGGACTGACCATATCAGGTGTAGAGGTAAAGGAATCACCGCAGTGGTTAAAAGAGCGTTTAGCTGTAATAGGCGTGCGCAGTATTAATAACATTGTAGATGTTACCAACTATGTTTTGCACGAACTTGGCCAGCCGCTACATGCGTTTGATGCCGCCGCTATAACCGGTAACAAGGTTATTGTAAAGAATGTAGCTGAAGGAACCATATTTAAAACGCTTGATGATGTAGACCGCAAACTAAGCGCCGATGATCTAATGATATGCAATGCTGATGAGGCAATGTGTATTGCGGGTGTGTTTGGCGGTGCCAAATCGGGCGTTAGCACGGCTACAAAAAGTATATTTTTAGAGAGCGCTTACTTTAACTCCGTATCGGTACGTAAAACGGCTAAAAGGCACGGCTTAAAAACTGATGCGTCATTCCGCTTTGAGCGCGGTACCGACCCGAATATGACCGTTTTTGCTTTGAAACGTGCGGCTTTGCTTATACAGCAGGTAGCAGGTGGCAAGGTATCGTCAGAGATATTTGACCATTACCCGGCACCGGTAGCGCCGTTTGAGGTAGAGATCACCTACAAAACCATTGACAGGCTGATAGGTAAGGCCATAGGCAAGGATACTATCAAAAGCATCATCACCGCATTGGATATAGCCATAGTGAATGAGACCGAAGACGGTATTTCCCTAAAAGTGCCCCCATACCGTGTAGATGTAACCCGCGATGTGGATGTGGTGGAGGAAATATTGCGCATTTACGGGTATAACAATATTGAGATACCTACGCAGATACGGGCATCGCTAAATAACTCGGTAAGGCCTGAAAAGGATACTGTGCAAAACCATATATCAGACATACTAAGTGCTAACGGCTTTAACGAGATATTGGCTAATTCGTTAACCAAGCTTAGCTACTCTGATGCCCCCGAACACGCCGTTAAAATAGTGAACCCATTAAGCAGCGATTTGGATGTAATGCGCCAAAGCCTGTTGTTTTCGGGTTTAGAGGCTATCGCTTACAATCAAAACCGCCGTGTTGCCGATTTAAAACTTTACGAATTTGGTAAGATATACAGCTTCGTAGATGGTAAATATATTGAAGCGCAACGCTTTTCGGTTTTCATGACGGGAGCTATCGCCGGCGAGCAGTGGAATCACAAACAAACCGCCGCCGGCTTTTACAACCTAAAGGCGATAGTAGATGGATTACTAAAAAAACTAAACATTACTGATTACACAGTAGACGATACAACCGCCAGCGGGCTTACCTACGGCCTGCAATACCTTCGCGGTAGTAAAGTATTGGTGAGCTTTGGCTCGGTTGCGCCAGCAGCTTTAAAAAAGGCCGATGTAGAGAAGGAAGTGTTTTATGCCGACTTTGATTTTGACGCGATATTAAAGCTGGTTCGCAAAAATGTTATTATTTACCAGGAAGTATCAAAATTTCCTGCCGTAAGGCGCGATTTGAGTATGTTAATAGATAAATCGGTATCATTTGGCCAGTTAAAACAAATAGCGGTAAAAACCGATAAAAAGCTTTTAAAAGAAGTGAACGTATTTGACGTTTACCAGGGCGATAAACTGCCGGAGGGTAAAAAATCGTATGCGCTGAGCTTTATTTTGCAGGACACCGAAAAAACTTTAACAGATAAAGCGATTGATGCCCTGATGCAAAAATTAATTTATAATTTAGGCAAGGAAGCAGGAGCGGAGATAAGGAAGTAA
- the zapA gene encoding cell division protein ZapA, producing MGEISIKINIADRVYPLKVNMEEEEIIRRAAKLINDRIKEYQENYAVRDKQDLLSMCVLHYATSSLKADKKVTTDDSEVSEKVYHLDHLLTEFFSKQ from the coding sequence ATGGGAGAAATCTCAATAAAAATAAATATTGCTGACAGAGTTTACCCCTTAAAGGTAAACATGGAAGAGGAAGAAATTATACGACGGGCAGCCAAACTGATAAACGACCGCATAAAGGAGTATCAGGAAAATTATGCGGTTAGGGATAAACAGGATCTGCTTTCGATGTGTGTGCTGCATTATGCAACATCATCATTAAAGGCAGATAAAAAGGTAACTACAGATGATTCTGAAGTATCGGAAAAGGTTTATCACTTAGATCATTTGCTGACTGAATTTTTTTCTAAACAATAA